The window GCAGCCTGCGCTTTTATAGATCACAGATTTTCAGTACTGATGTTTGCCGCGGCACTTTCAGGTGCTTTATTGATTCAGATCTCCGTAAACCTGGCCAATGATTATTTTGATTTTAAACACAACATTGATACCCCGGACCGTAAAGGCCCCAAGCGTATGACCCAGAGTGGCCTGATACCCCCGGAAACCGTTCGAAACGCATTTATTCTGACCATGCTGGTGGCTCTGGGTTTAGGCATTTTTCTTATTTTCAAGGGCGGTATTGTCATCTTTTATATTGTAGCGGCATCCCTTCTTGGGGTTTTGTGCTACAGCGCAGGCCCCTTTCCCATTGCCTCCAACGGCCTGGGCGAGGCCTTTGTATTTATATTTTTCGGTCCTGTGGCTGTTCTGGGAACATATTATCTCATGGCCGAATGCGTGACTTGGACTGCCATTACCGCATCAGTTCCCGTTGGATTTTTGGTCACAGCCATTATTGTGGTCAATAATCTGCGGGATATGAAAACAGATGCCAGGGCGGGCAAGCGTACCCTTGCTGTCATCCTGGGTCCCTGGCGTACCAAGGTGGAATTTGTATTTTTAATCCTTTTCTCATTTTTAATTCCCTGCCTGATGTTCGCCTCGGGCCGCTGGTCCTGGACTATTCTGCTACCCCTGGCCGTATTCTGGAAATCCTACCCCATTTTTGACACCATTTTTAAAGAAGACGGAGAAATTCTTAACCAGGCCCTTGCAGACACTGCAAAGCTTGCGCTTATGTTCAGCGCTCTTTTTGCCATCGGCATCATGCTTGGATAACAACCTGTATTCATACCTTATGAATCTGGAACTTGCTTAACCGTTGAAATCTTTCCGGCATAAGTGTAGAAAACAAAATCAATTATAAAACTTAAAACAAACGAGGAGTCAAATGCCGGAAACCAATCAATTTCTTGGGGATGTTCAAGAGGATTTAAAGCAGATCGTCCAGCCCTTTCAGCGGGATCTGAACCAGAATCAGAAAAAAGCCGATTTGATAAAACAATGCATCCGATGTGCGGAAAAAGATGACTTTCTCCAACTGGATGAACTGCTCAAAAGCAAACTGGCCAAAGATATTTGCGAGGATAAGGCCCTGGAAGGGTGCGTCCCGTTATTTGAAACCCTGGGTGCCTATGCCGATGAAAAGGTGGAGCAGTACCGCATGGATCTCATCGAAGACCTGACCCGGCAATGCCGGGATGC is drawn from uncultured Desulfobacter sp. and contains these coding sequences:
- a CDS encoding 1,4-dihydroxy-2-naphthoate polyprenyltransferase; its protein translation is MNLHHWWLAIRPKTLPAAACPVVVGAACAFIDHRFSVLMFAAALSGALLIQISVNLANDYFDFKHNIDTPDRKGPKRMTQSGLIPPETVRNAFILTMLVALGLGIFLIFKGGIVIFYIVAASLLGVLCYSAGPFPIASNGLGEAFVFIFFGPVAVLGTYYLMAECVTWTAITASVPVGFLVTAIIVVNNLRDMKTDARAGKRTLAVILGPWRTKVEFVFLILFSFLIPCLMFASGRWSWTILLPLAVFWKSYPIFDTIFKEDGEILNQALADTAKLALMFSALFAIGIMLG